The Paramicrobacterium fandaimingii DNA segment GCCGACGTGGTCTGTGACAACCACTCCGATCGAGGCAAGGCCGCGCGTGATCTCACCGTCTTCGGAGGCAAAGCCGCTGCGCTGCGTCTCGTCGAGCAGCCGCCGCAGCTCCGAATAGCGGCGCGGGCCGAGCCCGGTGCGATCGACAAACGCCGCCGCGTCGGGAAAGAGAGCGCGCACCTGGTGCTTGGGCAGCTGAGCGAGCATGGCACGACCCGTTGCCGCGAGATGAGCGGGAAGACGCACACCGACATCGCTCACGAGGTGCGGCCGGCGCGGCGCGCGCTCTTCCACGATGTACAGCACGTCACGGCCGTGCAGCACGGCGAGGTGTGCGTTCTCGCCGATGTCATCGACGAGCGCCGCAAGCAAGGGCCGGCCGAGCCGACTTAGCGGCTCGTGCCGTGCGTAGCCGCTCGACAACTCGAATGCCGCGACGCCGAGGCCCCAGCGACGCTCTTCAGGAAGGTGCACGACGTAACCCTGCCTCTGCATCTCGGCGAGCAGCTGGTAGACGCTGGAGCGCGGCAGCCCCACACTCGACGCGATGCGGGCCGCGGCGACGGGCCCACGCTGCCTCGCAAGGTAGGTCAGAATGCGCAGCGTCTGGTCGGCTGCGGGAGCTTTGCTCATGCGGCATCCTCCACTCCGTGCGCTAACCACGATACAGGGAACGTGTCCGGCATACCGGACAGTGCCGCAATGATTCCTGTTCTCGCGTGCCCCGCCGTGATGTGGAATCGAGATATGAGCACAACTCTCACCCGCGATGGCGCCGTCACGCTCGGCGCCGACCCTGACATCTCCGCCCTACTCGCTCCCGAACAGGTGGTGCGGGTCGCCCGCGACGGTGCTCGCGTCGAACTCTCGCCCGACGCCGCAGAGGCCATCGCCAGCTCACGTCGCACCATCGAGAATCTCGCGCAGACCGGCGAGCCCCACTATGGAATCTCCACGGGCTTCGGCGCCCTGGCTACCACGTTCATCGACCCGGAACAGCGCACACAGCTGCAGCAGGGCCTCATCCGCTCGCACGCCGCGGGTTCCGGCCCCGAGGTGGAGCGCGAGGTGATTCGTGCGCTCATGCTTCTGCGGCTGAAGACCCTCGCCACCGGCCGCACCGGCGTTCGCCTCGAGACCGCGCAGGCCTACGCCAACGTTCTGAACGCCGGCATCACACCCGTTGTGCGCGAATACGGCTCACTCGGATGTTCGGGCGATCTTGCGCCGCTGTCGCACTGCGCCCTCGCCGTGATGGGCGAAGGGCGTGTGCGCGATGCCGAGGGACGGCTTCGCGACGCTGCTGACGCACTCAAAGATGCTGGGCTCGAGCCCGTCGTTCTCGCCGAGAAGGAGGGCCTCGCGCTCATCAACGGCACGGACGGCATGCTCGGGATGCTGCTGCTCGCACTTCATGACATCCGGATGCTGCTGCGCACCGCAGACATCGCGGCGGCGCTCAGCGTCGAGTCGCTGCTGGGCACGGATCGCGTGTTCGCCGACGACCTGCAGCGGCTGCGCCCTCAGGAGGGGCAGGGGCGCTCTGCCGCAAATCTGCGCGCGCTGCTGGGCGGCTCACCCATCGTCGCCTCGCACCGCGGCCCAGACGACCCCAGTGTGCAAGACGCGTACTCGCTGCGCTGCGCGCCGCAGGTGCACGGCGCCGCCCGAGACACCGCCACCCACGCAGCATCCGTCGCCGAGGCCGAGCTCGCGAGCGCCGTCGACAACCCTGTGGTGACGCTCGACGGCCGCGTCGAGTCAAATGGAAACTTCCACGGCGCCCCCGTCGGCTACGTTCTCGACTTTCTCGCGATCGCCGCCGCCGATGTCGCCTCGATGTCGGAGCGTCGCACCGACCGCCACCTCGACCCGAGCCGCAGCAGAGGGCTCCCGGCCTTTCTCGCGCACGATGCCGGCGTCGACTCCGGGCTCATGATCGCGCAGTACACCGCAGCGGGCATTGTGAGCGAACTGAAGCGACTCGCTGTTCCGGCATCCGTCGATTCGATTCCCTCGTCGGCGATGCAGGAAGACCACGTGTCGATGGGCTGGGCCGCCGCGCGAAAGCTGCGGCGCGCAGTCGACGGCCTCACCAGGGTGCTCGCCATCGAGGTGATGACCGGATGCCGCTCGCTCGACCTTCGCACGCCGCTGCAGCCGGGTGCCGCGACGGGCGCCGTTCTCGCGTGCGTGCGCGAGCACGCCTCCGGGCCGGGGCCCGACCGCGTGGTTTCAGACGAGATCGAGGCAGTTGTCGAACTGGTGCGCACGGGCCGCATTGTCGCCGCAGCCGAGAACGAGACAGGAGAACTGCAATGACGCACGACACGGCAGACAGCGCGCAGCACACCCAGCACGCACAGCACGCACAGCACGCTCCACGCGTGGTTCGTGCGGCGCGGGGCACGACGCTCACCGCCAAGAGCTGGCAGACCGAGGCGCCGCTTCGAATGCTCATGAACAACCTCGACCCCGACGTCGCCGAGCGGCCAGACGACCTCGTCGTCTACGGCGGCACCGGGCGGGCGGCGCGCAGCTGGGAGGCGTTCGACGCCATCTGCCGCACGCTCGAAGATCTCGAGGCGGACGAGACTCTTCTCGTGCAGTCGGGCAAGCCCGTCGGCGTGTTTCGCACGCACGAGTGGGCGCCGCGCGTGCTCATCGCCAACTCGAACCTCGTTCCCGACTGGGCGACGTGGCCCGAGTTTCGTCGACTCGAGGCTGAGGGTCTCACCATGTACGGGCAGATGACGGCTGGCAGCTGGATCTACATTGGCACCCAGGGCATTCTGCAGGGAACGTACGAGACGTTCGCCGCGGTGGCGAAATCGCTGCAGGTGCGCGGTCGCGGCGACGGAACGCTTGCCGGAACGCTCACCCTCACGGCGGGTTGCGGCGGCATGGGCGGCGCGCAGCCTCTCGCCGTCACCATGAACGACGGCGTCTGCCTCATCGTCGACGTCGATGGCGACCGTTTGGCCCGCAGGCAGGCTCACGGGTACCTCGACGAAATCGCCGACAATCTGGATGCCGCGCTTGAGCGCACTCGTCAGGCGAAGCGCGACAGCGAGGCCGTCTCTGTGGGCGTCGTCGGCAACGCGGCATCCGTCTTCACCGAGATTCTTGCCCGCGGCATCGACGTTGATGTCGTCACAGACCAGACGAGCGCACACGACCCCCTCAACTATCTGCCCGAGGGCGTCGACCTCGCGCAGTGGCATGAGCTGGCGGCATCCGATCCCGACGATTTCACCGTGCGGGCACGGGCGTCGATGGCGAAGCACTGCGACGCGATGGTGGGGTTTCAGGATGCTGGCGCCGAAGTGTTCGACTACGGCAACTCGCTGCGAGCCGAAGCCCGCGAAGGAGGCTGTGAGCGTGCCTTCGAGTACCCGGGTTTCGTTCCCGCGTACATTCGTCCGCTGTTCTGCGAAGGCAAGGGGCCGTTTCGGTGGGCGGCGCTCTCGGGCGACCCTGCAGACATCGCCGCAACTGACCGCGCGATTCTCGAGCTGTTCCCCGACGACGAGAACCTGCGCCGGTGGATCGAGCGTGCGAGCGACAAAGTGCACTTCGAAGGGCTGCCGGCGCGCATCTGCTGGCTCGGCTACGGCGAGCGCCACCGCGCCGGGTTGAAGTTCAACGAGATGGTTGCCTCGGGCGAACTTTCGGCGCCTGTGGCGATCGGGAGAGATCACCTCGATTCGGGCTCCGTCGCCTCGCCGTACCGCGAGACCGAAGCGATGGCAGACGGCTCAGACGCAATCGCCGACTGGCCGCTTCTGAACGCCCTGCTCAACACAGCATCGGGAGCCACGTGGGTGTCACTTCACCACGGCGGCGGGGTGGGAATCGGCCGGTCGATTCATGCCGGCCAGGTGATCGTCGCCGACGGAACGGATCTTGCCGCGCAGAAGATCGAGCGCGTGCTCACGAACGACCCGGGCACCGGAGTGATGCGGCACGTCGATGCCGGCTACGAGCGCGCCGCCGACGTTGCCCGTGAGCGCGGCGTGCGCATTCCCCTCATCTCGGTGCACGAGGAGTAGTCATGCGTACGCTCATCACCAACATCGGCGAACTGGTCACCAACAACCAGTCGGCCACGAACACCCAGCAGATTCAGGATGCCGCCGGCCAGCGCGCCGCAGACTCTGCGCTCGGCATCATCCACGACGCCACTGTGCTGCTGGATGGCGACCGCATCGCGTGGGTCGGACCCGCGGCTTCCGCTCCGCACTCTGACGACGTCGACGAAGTCGTGGATGCTGCAGGGCAGGCGGTCATCCCGGGATTCGTCGACAGCCACACCCACCTTGTCTTCGGCGGCGACCGTTCAGCGGAGTTCGCCGCGCGCATGAGTGGGCAGCCGTACTCGGCGGGCGGCATCCAGTCGACTGTCGAGGCGACGCGCGCGGCAAGTGATGACGAACTGCGCGCGCGGCTCGCGGGCTTCGTCGCCGAACTGCACGCGCAAGGCACAACGACGTTCGAGGTGAAGACCGGCTACGGGCTCAGCGTGGCCGACGAGGAGCGGCTCGCGCGCCTCGCCAGGGAACTCACCGATGAGGTGACGTTCTTGGGTGCTCACGTCGTTCCGCCCGAGTTCGACAACGGAATGGGCAGTGACGGCGACCCTGATGACTATGTCACCCTAGTCTGCGGTGCCATGCTCGACGCCTGCGCACCGTATGCGCGCTGGATCGACGCCTTCTGCGAGCGCGGCGCGTTCTCTGCTGAGCAGTCGCGCCGTGTTCTCGAGGCCGGCGCCGAACGCGGGCTCGGCGTGCGCGTACACGGCAACCAGCTCGGCCCGGGCGACGGCGTGCAGCTCGCTGTCGAACTCGGCGCCGCGAGCGTCGACCACTGCACGTATCTCAGTGACGAAGACGTCGCCGCTCTAGCGGCATCCGACACCGTCTGCACGCTGCTGCCCGGCGTCGAGTTCTCGACGAAGCAGCCGTACCCCGAGGCGCGCAGGCTGTTGGATGCCGGTGCAGTTCTCGCGCTCGCGAGTGACTGTAACCCGGGGTCGAGCTTCACATCGAGCATGGCGTTCTGCATCGCTGTCGCCGTGCGCGACATGGGGTTCACGCCGGCCGAGGCGCTGTGGGCGTCAACGGCCGGAGGCGCACGGGCTCTCAGGCGTGACGATGTGGGGCGCATTGCTCCCGGCGCCCGCGGCGACCTCGTGCTGCTGAACGCTCCCAGCTACGTGCACCTTGCCTACCGCCCGGGTGTCCCCCTCGTTGAGCAGACCTGGGTGGCTGGCAGCACCCTCTGACCTGCCGGGACCTGCCCAGAAGTTCATGTGTCAAAGTTGGCGGCCAGACCGCCTCTGAGATGCAAACTTTGACATCTGAACGCCCAGGCACCAGCTTGCACTGCCAGCCCAGAGACCCTTCAGCCCGGCCAACCCTGCCAACCCCGTGCGCAGAGAGCACCACGAACGCGTCGAATGAGTTCGCCCGGCTCGATGAAGAGCTCAGATGACACCTGCACGACGATCCACCCGTCGGCGCGCAGACTTTCAATGCGTTCGATGTCGCGGGAGTACTGCACACCGTGAACGCGACCCTGATATTCGACGGCCACCTTGTATTCGGGATAGGCCATGTCGATGCACGCAAGGTGGCACCCGTTCTCATCGTAGAAATCATTATTGAGCACTGGCTCGGGCAGCCCGTTCGTGACCAGAAGATGGCGCGTCAGCGACTCACGAGGCGACCATGAATCGCAGCGCACGAAATGAAGCGCCTCGCGCAGCTTTACAGCGCCCACCCTGCGGCAGCTGTTCACAGCATCCGCAAGCTGCGACGGCGTCGCCAACGGCGCTCGCCCCGCATTCGGACGGCCGTAACCCTCACGCCACGCCCGGCAGAAGTAGTCCCCGACGGCGACGAGCCACGGCACATCGAGACTTTCGCCGAGCATTGCCCACGTCGCAGCAGGGTCTGAAACACGCATCCCTGACACCATGACGACAGGTACCGCCTGCGAAGCGCTGTGTCCGATGACGCCGCGAGTTCGCGGCGCTCGAGCCGGGCGCACCGTCGACACGTGGACTCGGGGGTCCGTTGCGAACGGCAACGGCGCGTTGTGAACAGCAGCAGCCGTGCTGTGACTGAGAAAGTCCACGTCACGCATACGCGGCGCATAAGCGTGTGCGTGACGACGCATTATCTCCTCGGGGCCCGGCTCGTCGTCATCTGCGACGGCACCCACAAGCATCCTCACTCCGTAAAAGGGAGTCTCGAGGTCTGCTGCGCGGAGCCTGCCCTGTTTAACACCTCGACCCGCTGCCGCCGCGACCGAGAAGTGAGTGCCAAGCGCCGTGGGAAGCGGTGTGAGCGAGCGAGTCATGACCGATACTTTGCCAAAAGCGGTGCCGGGCCGCAGGTGTTCTCCACAGGGCCCAGTTCAGATGTCAAAGCTGGTGGATATGCGCTCGGATTCCTGCCGATTTCGCCACATGAATGTGCGGCTCGGCTGGAGTGCCCAGAGATTGGAGTGCTCAGGGCCGGGCTCAGCGCAGGGCGAGGCCCGCGGCGGCCTCCAGCACGCAGAGGGCCGCCAGGCGAACCGTTCTGCCGTCAGCGGCATCCATAGTTGCGTCGATCTCGGTGATGTCGAGTGAACGCACGAGAGGATGCTGCGCCACGACGCGCGCCGCATGACGGAGCTCATGCGCGGCGATGCCTCCTGGGGTCGACGCCGGGCACGCGGGTGCGACCGAGCGATCGCACACGTCGACGTCGAGATCCACGTGGATGGGGCCCCCGGCGCTGCCCGCGACCTCGAGCGCTTGAGCCATGACGTCGTCGATCGGGCGACGCCCCAACTCATCACGTGTGATGACCGTGATGCCCACGTCACGAGCACGTTCGGCATAGAAGCGTGAATTGGCGAAGTCCTGAATGCCGATCTGCACAACGCGTCTGCCGTCGAGACCTGCCTCGATGAGCCTGCGCACGGGTGACCCGTTCGAGCGGCCGTCGCGCAGGTCGTAGTGGGCGTCGAGCGTGATGAGGCCTGCTGCGGGCAGGTCGCTCCCCCACGTGCCGAGAGCTGCGGGGACGGTCGCTGCATTATCACCGCCGAGGGCAACGACGAGGCGACTGCGGGATGCGATGTCGGCGACGCGTTGCGTTGCTGCCTCCTCGTCGCCGTCTGGGTCGCGAATGTCACCGGCATCCGCGAGAGTCAGCACGTCGAGGTCGGCCTCAGGATCGTGCGCGAACGGGCTATAGCGTCGGAGGGCCTCGCGCACGGCTGCGGGTGTCGCGTCAGCGTGTGTCGGCGACAGCGACGTGCGCGCCGTGGGAATGCCGATGAGCGCGAGATCGAGATCGCCGTTGATGCTCTCAGAGCTCGGCCAGTCGCCGGCTCTCGGCCAGAGGTCGTCGTGGGAAAGTGACGCGATGTTGCCAGCCATGCATCGACGCTAACACCGCGGCACCGCCACCGGGCCGTGGGCGAGGCCACGAGCACTAAGATCGGTTCATGGCACCCATTGAGCGAACGGCACACGGGCAGGTGCAGTGAACCTCCCGAACGATGCCACAGGGCCGATCGGCGTCTCGCGTGCGCGACTGCCGCGCGCCACGCTGTGGCGCTATGGCATCGGCTCGCTCGGCACCGGCGGCTTCGCCACGCTCCCCGGCCTCGTTCTCGTCTACTACCTCACAGACACCCTCGGTGTGACGGCGCTCGTCGCCGGTCTGATTCTCACCGTCTCGAAGATCTGGGACGTCGTGATCGACCCCGTCATCGGCGGGCGCAGCGACTTCAGCCTCGCGCGCAGCGGGTCACGTCGCCGATTCATGGTGCTGGGCGGCATCTTCCTCCCCATTTTCTTCGTCGTGACGTTCGCCGTTACACCGGGGCTCCCGCCCGCAGTGTCTGCCATCTGGGTGACGCTCGCGTTCATTCTGTGCGCCACCGCCTTCAGTCTGTTCCAGGTGCCTTACATCGCTCTGCCGGCCGAGCTCACCAGGAGTTACGACGAGCGCACGCGCCTGCTCACGTGGCGCGTCGTTGTGCTGACCGTCGCGATTCTGCTGTTCGGCGCGGGCGGCCCGCTGCTGCGCGACCTCTTTCCGAACGACCCATACATGGGCTATCTCGTCATGGCCCTCGTCGCGGCGGTAATTCTCGGTGCGGGGATGCTGACATCATCGGGTGTGGCGCCGCAGAATGTGCCGGAACCGGAGTCCCGGCCGACGGCGTCACTCGTGCAGAACTACCGTGGCGGCATCCGAGCCCTCATTCGCAGCCAGCCCTTCCGCGCGCTTCTCGCCACCTACATGCTGCAGGGCCTCGCCACCGGCATGATGCTCGCCGGCGCGCAGTATGTTGCCACCTGGGTGCTGCGTTCCGAAACCGCCGTGACCCTGCTGTTCGTCGCGCTCATTGCCCCTGCCCTTCTGCTCACGCCGGCCTGGGGCGGCATCGCCAAGCGCATCGGCAAAGAGCGCAGCTACTGGTTCGCGAGCATCATTTTTCTCATCGCGTCGGCATCCCTGGTCATGCTGATGTGGTCGCCGGGGTGGTGGGTGTTCGTTCCCGTCGCTGTTGCGGGTGCAGCATACGCGGGAATGCAGACTCTGCCCATGGCCATGCTCCCCGACGTGATTTCGCACGACGCCGCGCGACACGGTGAGGGCCGCGCCGGCATCTTCGGCGGACTCTGGACGGCAGGCGAGACCGCAGGAATGGCCTTCGGCGCAACGGCGCTCACCGTGATGCTCGCCATCACCGGATACCAGGAGTCCATTGGCGTCGCCGTGGAGACCCAATCGGATGCTGCCGTGAACGGCATCGTGCTGAGCTTCAGCATCGTTCCCGCTGCAGCCATGCTGCTGAGCCTCGTCGCCCTGAGCCGCTACCGGCTGCGTCGCGCCGACATCGAGCCAGAGGGAGCGTGACGTGGCTGAACTGAGCGACGTGTCACGGGAGATTCTTGAGCGCCTGCGGCGACTGCGCGAGGCCGATGCCGCAACCCACGGTGGCCGCGTTCTGTCGTATGTGTACGACTCGGGGCTGGCCGAGCTCGACGAACTTTCCGCCGAGGCGATGCGTCTCGTGCAGCCGGTGAATGGGCTCGACCCCACGGCATTCCCGTCCGTTGCTGCACTCGAGCGCGATGTCGTCGGCTTTGCCAGGCAGATGCTGCACGGCGACGCCGACACGGTCGGGTCGATCACGAGCGGAGGCACAGAGAGCTGCATGCTCGCCGTCAAGACGGCGCGCGATGTCTGGGCGGCGGCGCAGGTCTCGGGTGACCCGGCCACGCAGCCGATGCTCGCGCTGCGCCCGCGCATCATCGCGCCGGCCACCGTGCACGCCGCGTTCCACAAGGCTGCGCACTACTTCGGGCTCGACCTCGACCTTGTGCCCGTCGACGCCACGGGCCAGGTCGACGTCAACGACCTTCGCGCGCGATTCGGGCCCGACGTGGCGCTCGTCGTTGTGTCTGCTCCCAGTTACCCGTTCGGCGTTCTCGATCCCATTGCCGACGTGGCAAGCGCGGCTGCGCACCACGGCATCCCGTGTCACGTCGACGCGTGCATCGGGGGCTTCGCCCTCGCCTGGTGGGGTGACGACCTACCGCCGTGGGATCTCGCGGTGCCCGGGGTCACGAGCATCTCGGCCGACCTGCACAAGTACGGCTACGCCCCGAAGGGTGCCTCTGTGCTGCTGCAGCGAGATCGCGACAGGCAGCGTCAGCAGTTCTTCGCAACGGCACGGTGGCCTGGGTACCCCGTTGTCAACGCGACGCTGCTCGGGTCAAAGTCGGCGGGCGCTCTCGCCGCGGCGTGGGCGATCGTGCAGCGACTCGGAGGCGAGGGCTTCGCCGAGCTCGTCTCCTCGTGCCGCCGATCGACGGAGAAGCTGCACACTCGCATCGATGACATCGTCGGACTGCGCGTCGTCGGCTCCCCGACTGGCCCTCTTCTTGCGGTGGAGACCGATGCGACAGTGCCCAAGCGCTCGCGAGTCGACCCGCATCACTGGGCAGACCGCGTCTCGGAGCTCGGCTTCACCCTGCAGCTGCAGCCGGGATTCACCCAGTCAAACGGTCTCACGCTTCCCCACACAACGCACCTGACGATCACGCCGGTCACCGAACGGATGCTGCCCGAACTGACCGCCGCGCTCACGCAGGCGGCCGACGATGTGCGGGGGAAAGCCAGGGCAACCCCGCGGTTCGCCGTGCAGGCACTCCGCATGTCGGGCGCCCTTGGCCGGGAGCTCACCGCCGACAGGGCGCAGGCCTTGCTGTCACGCTTCGGCGTTGGCGCCAATCCGGGCAACGCAGGCAGCGCGTCAACTCCGCTTCCGGCAAAGATGGCGCCGCTCATCGCCCTCGTCGAGCAGCTGCCTTCCGAGTTCGCTGAGCGCCTCTTGATCGAGGTGCTCGCCCGCCAGGTCGAGCCGCCCACTGCCCCGTAAGCAGCCTGCTCAGCGCTCAAACTTCGCCTCGGGGCCGCCATGCAGCGCAGCGTCGATGCGCTCCAGCTGTGTCATGCGCATCTGCGGCATCTCGGCGAGGGTGAACCACCGAGCATCCGTGTTCTCTCCGTCGGCAGGCTCAGGCTCGCCCGAAACGTAGCGACAGGCGAAGACGATGTCGAGAAACCGGGCCTTGTCGCCGTTGGGCCACGCCATCGACGGCTGCGCGTTCACCAACGCGAGGCGCTCGGCGACGGCAACGACGCCGGCCTCTTCGAGCACTTCACGCTCGGCGGCGACGGCCGGCTGCTCACCAGGATCGATGATGCCCGACACCGAGGTCCACTCGTCGGTGTCGGCGCGGCGCACAAGCAGCACCTCGGTGCCCGAGGCTGCCCGCCGCGTCACCACGGCCGTGACTCCACTCAGCCACAGCTCATCATGCCCGATCTTGCGTCGAAGGGCGGTGATGAACTCGGGCGTTGCCATGCCTTACCGTACCCCGGCCGACTCCGATTCTGTCGGCACAGCGTCGGCGCTGTCACGCTCTGCCGCCGCCTCGGCTTTTCGCGCACGCTTTGCCGCCCGGCGATCCTTAGCGCCTTCGACAAGGTTGTACAAGGTGGGCAGCACAATGAGAGTCAGCACCGTCGACGAGACGAGACCGCCGATCACGACGATCGCGAGCGGCTGCGAGATGAAGCCGCCGTGCCCGGTGATACCGAGCGCCATCGGGGTGAGCGCGAAGATCGTCGCCAAAGCCGTCATGAGAATGGGGCGCAGCCTTCGCACGGAACCGTGTTCGACGGCGTCCGCAACGGACAGTCCCCTGTCGCGGTATTGGTTCACAAGATCGACGAGCACGATGGCGTTCGTCACAACGATTCCAATGAGCATGAGCACGCCGATGAGCGACGGAACACCAAGCGGAACGCCCGTCGCCAGCTGCAGGCCAATGCCGCCCGTTGCCGCGAACGGCACTGACACGAGAAGAAGCAGCGGCTGGCGCAGCGACCGGAACGTGGCGACCATGACGATGTACACGATCAGGATCGCGGCGAGCATCGCGAGGCCGAGCTGCTGGAACGCGGTGTCTTGGTCGGCACTCACGCCGCCGAGCTCCGCAGACGCGCCTGCGGGCAGATCGACAGTGTCAACCGCTTCCTGCACCTCAACGCTCGCGGCGCCGATGTTATCGCCCGCGGGGGTCGCGCTCACTGTCGCCGAGCGATCTCCGTTTACTGTTGTCACGCTCTGCGGCCCGTCGGTGACCTCGACGCTCGCGAGCGTCGAGAGCGCCACGACGCCGGTCGGGGTCGGAACCTCAAGGGCGCGAAGCTCATCGAGCGTTGCCGGTTCGTCAGCGGTCTCAACGTAGATCGTGAGCGTCGTGTCGTCGATCACGACAGTTCCCGACTGCTGCGGCTTTGTCGCGCCGGCGACGAACGAGCTGAGGGCGATCTCGCTGTACCCGGCCTCCGCCGCTTCCTGCCTGTCGACCGCAACTTCAATGTACGGGCGCGACTCGGCGAGGTTGTCGCTGACCTCGGCCACCGAACCAAGGTCGCTGACCGCGTCGTGCACCGCCTTGGTGGCCTTCTCGAGATCATCAGACGACGTCGCCGTGATGTCGACCTCGATGTCAGACGATGCTCCGAACCCGCTCGACGCCGCGACTTCGATCGTTCCCGCGTCGTCGATCGTTGCGAGCTTGTCGCGCACCGACTGCTGCAGTGCCGTCTGGTCGGCGTCGACGTCTGTCGTGATCGAGAACGTGACCGCTCCCTCTCCGCCACCGCCGAACGCGGACGTCAGCGAGTTTCCGCTCGAGCCGATCGACACCTGCACCGTTTCGATTCCGTCGATGTCGAGCAGAGCATCTTCGACCTTCGACGCCGCCTGATCTTGCGCGTCGAGGCTCGCACCCGGCTGCAGGGTCTGCGTCACCGAGAGCGTGTTCTGGCCGCTGTCGCCGAGGAAGTTTGTCTTCATGAAGGGCGCCGCTGCGAGCGTCACGCCCATGACAAGCAGCGCGAGAATGATCGTTGTCGCCGAGTGCTTCAGCGTCCACCGAATGATCGGAAGGTAGGAGCGCTGCAGGCGCGTGGGGTGCTTGAGCTCGTCTTCGTGATCGGTCTGCGCCTGGCGGCGCCCACGGCGAGTGCGGGCGGATGCCGTTGACTCACGCGCGGCGTCAGCTGCGGTGTGCTCCTCAGAGACCGTCGCCGATTCCTCGGCATCCGTCTGTTCCCGTGCGGAGTCGTCTGCAGAAACACCCGGAGTTTTCGCCTGACGCACGTATGACGCAGACA contains these protein-coding regions:
- a CDS encoding IclR family transcriptional regulator — encoded protein: MSKAPAADQTLRILTYLARQRGPVAAARIASSVGLPRSSVYQLLAEMQRQGYVVHLPEERRWGLGVAAFELSSGYARHEPLSRLGRPLLAALVDDIGENAHLAVLHGRDVLYIVEERAPRRPHLVSDVGVRLPAHLAATGRAMLAQLPKHQVRALFPDAAAFVDRTGLGPRRYSELRRLLDETQRSGFASEDGEITRGLASIGVVVTDHVGWPAASIAVTVERGRVEPRDHVERIAAVARELSRRIRGNPGGLPRGVELG
- the hutH gene encoding histidine ammonia-lyase, translating into MSTTLTRDGAVTLGADPDISALLAPEQVVRVARDGARVELSPDAAEAIASSRRTIENLAQTGEPHYGISTGFGALATTFIDPEQRTQLQQGLIRSHAAGSGPEVEREVIRALMLLRLKTLATGRTGVRLETAQAYANVLNAGITPVVREYGSLGCSGDLAPLSHCALAVMGEGRVRDAEGRLRDAADALKDAGLEPVVLAEKEGLALINGTDGMLGMLLLALHDIRMLLRTADIAAALSVESLLGTDRVFADDLQRLRPQEGQGRSAANLRALLGGSPIVASHRGPDDPSVQDAYSLRCAPQVHGAARDTATHAASVAEAELASAVDNPVVTLDGRVESNGNFHGAPVGYVLDFLAIAAADVASMSERRTDRHLDPSRSRGLPAFLAHDAGVDSGLMIAQYTAAGIVSELKRLAVPASVDSIPSSAMQEDHVSMGWAAARKLRRAVDGLTRVLAIEVMTGCRSLDLRTPLQPGAATGAVLACVREHASGPGPDRVVSDEIEAVVELVRTGRIVAAAENETGELQ
- the hutU gene encoding urocanate hydratase; amino-acid sequence: MTHDTADSAQHTQHAQHAQHAPRVVRAARGTTLTAKSWQTEAPLRMLMNNLDPDVAERPDDLVVYGGTGRAARSWEAFDAICRTLEDLEADETLLVQSGKPVGVFRTHEWAPRVLIANSNLVPDWATWPEFRRLEAEGLTMYGQMTAGSWIYIGTQGILQGTYETFAAVAKSLQVRGRGDGTLAGTLTLTAGCGGMGGAQPLAVTMNDGVCLIVDVDGDRLARRQAHGYLDEIADNLDAALERTRQAKRDSEAVSVGVVGNAASVFTEILARGIDVDVVTDQTSAHDPLNYLPEGVDLAQWHELAASDPDDFTVRARASMAKHCDAMVGFQDAGAEVFDYGNSLRAEAREGGCERAFEYPGFVPAYIRPLFCEGKGPFRWAALSGDPADIAATDRAILELFPDDENLRRWIERASDKVHFEGLPARICWLGYGERHRAGLKFNEMVASGELSAPVAIGRDHLDSGSVASPYRETEAMADGSDAIADWPLLNALLNTASGATWVSLHHGGGVGIGRSIHAGQVIVADGTDLAAQKIERVLTNDPGTGVMRHVDAGYERAADVARERGVRIPLISVHEE
- the hutI gene encoding imidazolonepropionase; this encodes MRTLITNIGELVTNNQSATNTQQIQDAAGQRAADSALGIIHDATVLLDGDRIAWVGPAASAPHSDDVDEVVDAAGQAVIPGFVDSHTHLVFGGDRSAEFAARMSGQPYSAGGIQSTVEATRAASDDELRARLAGFVAELHAQGTTTFEVKTGYGLSVADEERLARLARELTDEVTFLGAHVVPPEFDNGMGSDGDPDDYVTLVCGAMLDACAPYARWIDAFCERGAFSAEQSRRVLEAGAERGLGVRVHGNQLGPGDGVQLAVELGAASVDHCTYLSDEDVAALAASDTVCTLLPGVEFSTKQPYPEARRLLDAGAVLALASDCNPGSSFTSSMAFCIAVAVRDMGFTPAEALWASTAGGARALRRDDVGRIAPGARGDLVLLNAPSYVHLAYRPGVPLVEQTWVAGSTL
- a CDS encoding agmatinase family protein, which gives rise to MAGNIASLSHDDLWPRAGDWPSSESINGDLDLALIGIPTARTSLSPTHADATPAAVREALRRYSPFAHDPEADLDVLTLADAGDIRDPDGDEEAATQRVADIASRSRLVVALGGDNAATVPAALGTWGSDLPAAGLITLDAHYDLRDGRSNGSPVRRLIEAGLDGRRVVQIGIQDFANSRFYAERARDVGITVITRDELGRRPIDDVMAQALEVAGSAGGPIHVDLDVDVCDRSVAPACPASTPGGIAAHELRHAARVVAQHPLVRSLDITEIDATMDAADGRTVRLAALCVLEAAAGLALR
- a CDS encoding MFS transporter; translated protein: MNLPNDATGPIGVSRARLPRATLWRYGIGSLGTGGFATLPGLVLVYYLTDTLGVTALVAGLILTVSKIWDVVIDPVIGGRSDFSLARSGSRRRFMVLGGIFLPIFFVVTFAVTPGLPPAVSAIWVTLAFILCATAFSLFQVPYIALPAELTRSYDERTRLLTWRVVVLTVAILLFGAGGPLLRDLFPNDPYMGYLVMALVAAVILGAGMLTSSGVAPQNVPEPESRPTASLVQNYRGGIRALIRSQPFRALLATYMLQGLATGMMLAGAQYVATWVLRSETAVTLLFVALIAPALLLTPAWGGIAKRIGKERSYWFASIIFLIASASLVMLMWSPGWWVFVPVAVAGAAYAGMQTLPMAMLPDVISHDAARHGEGRAGIFGGLWTAGETAGMAFGATALTVMLAITGYQESIGVAVETQSDAAVNGIVLSFSIVPAAAMLLSLVALSRYRLRRADIEPEGA